AGGAGTACATCGATAGGCCGCGCTCACATTTCCGCGTTCGTCTCGGTCAGGGTCATCGTAGAGGCCAACGAACTCCTCGATTGTGACGTCAAGACCAACCTCCTCCTTGGTTTCACGGACGCACGCTCCTCGTGCGGTTTCATCCCGCTCCACGAGGCCACCGGGAAGCACCCATGATCCCTCGAACGGTGGGTGGGCT
This DNA window, taken from Natronorubrum tibetense GA33, encodes the following:
- a CDS encoding NUDIX domain-containing protein, which codes for MAEVRALTTDAVIEFNGEVLLLERAHPPFEGSWVLPGGLVERDETARGACVRETKEEVGLDVTIEEFVGLYDDPDRDERGNVSAAYRCTPLSDQTPIPREEAYQVETFDPRNLPELGFDHEQIVTDALCE